A window of Longibacter salinarum contains these coding sequences:
- a CDS encoding dipeptidase, with amino-acid sequence MQAALNYANDHFDRFTEELEDLLRIPSVSTDSSYADDVKDAADWLAKNLSSVGVEHVEVVETDGHPIVFAEHHVSDDKPTVLVYGHYDVQPPDPIDLWDTPPFEPQRKNGTLYARGACDDKGQMFMHVKAAEAYLTQEGELPVNLKFLIEGEEETGSVHLAPFIEANQEKLAADVVLISDTAMFAPGVPSITYGLRGLAYTEVTLRGPSRDLHSGIYGGAVDNPANALSRIIADLHDDDHRIAIPGFYDNVRDLTDEERETYASLPFDEEQWKKEIGVDDLRVEKGYTAVEAISARPTLDVNGIWGGYTGEGAKTVLPAKAHAKISMRLVPNQRAEDIYDKLEAFLMERCPNTMTLEFKRLHGGKPVLVDTESDAMQSAKHAMGEVFGKEPFFVRNGGSIPVVADFKDILGLDSVLMGFGLDSDAIHSPNEHFGLERFQKGIESIIRFHDHFGSTR; translated from the coding sequence ATGCAAGCCGCACTGAATTACGCGAACGACCACTTCGACCGCTTTACGGAAGAGTTGGAAGACCTGCTACGGATTCCGTCGGTCAGCACCGACTCGTCATACGCGGACGATGTAAAAGATGCAGCCGACTGGCTGGCGAAGAACCTCTCAAGCGTCGGTGTGGAGCACGTCGAGGTCGTCGAAACCGACGGTCACCCGATCGTCTTCGCAGAGCATCATGTGAGCGACGACAAGCCGACCGTTCTGGTCTACGGGCACTACGACGTGCAACCGCCAGATCCGATCGACCTGTGGGACACGCCTCCCTTCGAGCCGCAGCGGAAGAATGGGACGCTCTATGCCCGCGGTGCGTGCGACGACAAGGGACAGATGTTTATGCACGTGAAGGCGGCAGAGGCCTACCTGACGCAGGAAGGCGAGCTGCCGGTCAACCTCAAGTTCCTGATTGAGGGCGAAGAGGAAACCGGCTCTGTCCACCTGGCGCCGTTCATCGAGGCGAATCAGGAGAAGCTCGCAGCCGATGTGGTCCTCATCTCCGACACCGCGATGTTCGCACCCGGTGTGCCGTCCATCACGTACGGGCTGCGTGGGCTCGCCTACACGGAGGTAACGCTCCGCGGCCCGAGTCGCGACCTCCATTCGGGCATCTACGGCGGTGCCGTCGACAATCCGGCGAACGCCCTCAGCCGCATCATCGCCGACCTACACGACGATGATCACCGGATCGCCATTCCGGGATTCTACGATAACGTACGCGACCTCACGGACGAGGAGCGCGAAACGTATGCCTCCCTCCCGTTCGACGAGGAGCAGTGGAAGAAAGAGATCGGCGTCGACGATCTTCGCGTGGAAAAGGGCTATACGGCAGTGGAGGCGATTTCCGCTCGTCCGACGCTCGACGTGAACGGCATCTGGGGCGGCTACACCGGCGAGGGCGCTAAGACCGTTCTCCCGGCCAAGGCCCACGCCAAGATCTCGATGCGCCTCGTGCCGAATCAGCGCGCAGAGGACATCTACGACAAGCTGGAGGCATTCCTCATGGAGCGGTGCCCGAACACGATGACACTCGAGTTCAAGCGTCTGCACGGCGGGAAGCCGGTCCTGGTCGACACGGAATCCGATGCCATGCAGTCCGCCAAGCACGCCATGGGCGAGGTCTTCGGGAAAGAACCCTTCTTCGTCCGTAACGGTGGCTCCATCCCCGTCGTGGCCGACTTCAAAGATATCCTCGGGCTCGACAGCGTTCTGATGGGCTTTGGGCTCGACTCCGACGCCATCCACTCCCCCAACGAGCACTTCGGTCTGGAGCGCTTCCAGAAGGGCATCGAGTCGATCATCCGCTTTCACGACCACTTCGGTAGCACAAGGTAG
- a CDS encoding class I SAM-dependent methyltransferase, translating to MAWYDTWFGSEAYELVYQHRDDDEARTAIDLVESCADPEDEARILDVGCGRGRHTLELARRGYNATGIDLSKASIEDARSSARDLDLKVHFDVQDMREPFCDACMDGVVNLFTTFGYFEQDDESERAIRAMTTSLRPGGFLIQDFLNPPYVRETLVEEDRSEQNDVSIRQRRWIEDGRVHKRIDITEGRETRTFRESVRLFTRDDFEAMYNRAGLELQEVYGDYDGSAHTENSPRTILYSVKR from the coding sequence ATGGCGTGGTACGATACCTGGTTTGGTAGCGAGGCGTACGAACTCGTATACCAGCATCGCGACGACGACGAAGCACGCACGGCAATCGACCTTGTCGAATCGTGTGCAGATCCCGAGGACGAAGCCCGGATTCTAGACGTAGGCTGCGGGCGAGGTCGCCATACGCTCGAACTCGCGCGACGCGGCTACAACGCAACAGGAATTGACCTCTCCAAGGCGTCGATCGAAGACGCCCGATCGTCCGCACGAGATCTGGACCTCAAGGTCCATTTCGATGTCCAGGATATGCGAGAACCATTCTGTGACGCCTGTATGGATGGTGTCGTCAATCTATTCACGACGTTCGGCTACTTCGAGCAGGACGACGAAAGCGAACGGGCCATCCGTGCCATGACGACGTCACTTCGTCCCGGAGGCTTCCTCATCCAGGACTTCCTCAACCCGCCGTACGTCCGCGAGACGCTCGTCGAGGAAGACCGTTCGGAGCAGAATGACGTCTCTATTCGACAGCGTCGATGGATCGAAGACGGGCGCGTCCACAAGCGTATCGATATTACGGAGGGACGCGAGACGAGAACATTCCGGGAGAGCGTCCGCCTCTTCACGCGCGACGACTTCGAGGCGATGTACAATCGAGCGGGACTGGAACTACAAGAGGTCTACGGCGACTACGACGGGTCCGCACACACCGAGAATAGCCCACGGACCATCCTCTACAGCGTCAAGAGATAA
- a CDS encoding glycoside hydrolase family 3 N-terminal domain-containing protein, with the protein MTRPFRRTFALSFSPMMFVFAVIGVSLSVLVLGCAQSQSTGPMPTVGGDGAMGSNEVSQTGQRADAEGVTMPMDRTVYLVTADEEAVTVDERSSGAFAERIMSSSADADSARVESRIDQLLSNMTLEQKVGQMTQLELGMVTRSDNFPEAIDSEKLRRVIRDHHVGSILNVVSAAYPLEHWHEIIRAIQEEAMSGELGIPVLYGIDAVHGANYTQEAVLFPQSQGMAATWNLPLAEKAAAITARDVRSSGIPWNFAPVLDVGRDPRWPRLYESPSEDPYLTSMMGLAALQGLQGTDLSSPDHVAACLKHFIGYSGSDSGRDRTPAQIPEIELRETYLPPFRDAVEAGAASIMVNSGEVSGVPVHASRYLLTDVLRDELGFEGVVVTDWLDVKKLVSLHRVAATEREATRMAIEAGIDMSMVPSDISFIEHTLDLVRSEQISEERIDASVRRILRMKLRLGLFEDPLAGMRSAENVGTQEDREVALQAARESLTLLRNRDDVLPLSDRQRVLVTGPTAHSMQSLNNGWTYTWQGGGLSQDMFHEGRPTIMEAVRERVGPDRMTYVPGATLTDAKGLDRAVVAAQESDVAVVALGEGAYAETAGNIRNLMLPDAQRTLLRRIAATGTPVVLVLAQGRPRTLGTVHEGADAILAAYNPGPEGGQAIMEVLYGDVNPSGHLPYTYPATPSGYATYDHKPSERLAEDFGMDGADPLFAFGDGMSYTSFAYSDLHVRPALIETSNLQAGEQIEVGVTIENTGDRPGKDVIQLYVTDVVATVTPAARRLKRFAKVDLAPGERRSITFTLSQDDLSFIGRDGESVVEPGEFRIQIDALNEQLRVTGQPLQLSSSE; encoded by the coding sequence ATGACGCGCCCCTTCCGACGGACCTTCGCCCTCTCGTTTTCGCCCATGATGTTCGTATTCGCTGTAATCGGGGTTTCCCTTTCCGTTCTCGTCCTCGGATGCGCACAGTCGCAGTCGACGGGGCCGATGCCTACGGTCGGTGGCGACGGCGCGATGGGCTCGAATGAGGTCAGCCAAACGGGACAGCGCGCGGACGCAGAGGGCGTCACCATGCCGATGGATCGCACCGTGTATCTTGTGACAGCCGACGAGGAGGCGGTCACCGTGGATGAACGATCGAGCGGCGCCTTCGCAGAGCGCATCATGTCCAGCTCCGCCGATGCAGATTCAGCCCGCGTCGAGTCCCGGATTGACCAGCTCCTGTCCAACATGACACTGGAGCAGAAGGTGGGGCAGATGACGCAGCTAGAGCTCGGAATGGTCACTCGCTCCGACAATTTTCCCGAGGCCATCGATTCGGAGAAGCTCAGGCGTGTCATCCGAGACCACCATGTAGGGTCCATTCTAAATGTCGTCAGTGCCGCCTATCCGCTCGAGCACTGGCACGAGATTATTCGGGCGATTCAGGAGGAGGCCATGTCCGGTGAGTTGGGAATACCGGTCCTCTACGGGATCGATGCCGTACACGGGGCGAACTATACGCAGGAGGCGGTCCTCTTTCCACAAAGCCAGGGCATGGCCGCGACGTGGAATCTGCCGCTTGCCGAAAAGGCAGCGGCGATTACGGCGCGAGACGTACGATCCAGCGGCATCCCCTGGAATTTTGCTCCGGTGCTCGACGTCGGCCGGGATCCACGGTGGCCGAGGTTGTACGAATCGCCGAGTGAAGATCCGTATCTGACGTCGATGATGGGTCTCGCCGCGCTTCAGGGTCTGCAGGGCACAGATCTATCAAGCCCAGATCACGTAGCGGCCTGTCTAAAGCATTTCATTGGATACTCGGGATCCGATAGCGGGCGGGATCGAACGCCGGCACAGATCCCTGAAATCGAGCTGCGGGAAACGTATCTTCCGCCATTTCGGGATGCGGTTGAGGCCGGAGCAGCCTCCATCATGGTCAATTCTGGCGAGGTTAGCGGCGTGCCGGTGCATGCCAGTCGTTATCTGCTCACTGACGTCCTCCGCGATGAACTCGGCTTCGAGGGTGTGGTCGTAACGGACTGGCTCGACGTGAAAAAGCTCGTCAGCCTGCATCGCGTGGCGGCGACGGAACGTGAGGCGACTCGGATGGCGATTGAGGCCGGCATCGACATGAGTATGGTGCCGTCTGACATATCCTTCATCGAGCATACGCTGGACCTTGTCCGAAGCGAGCAGATAAGCGAAGAACGCATCGATGCCTCGGTCCGGCGCATTCTTCGAATGAAGCTCCGTCTGGGACTCTTTGAGGATCCACTTGCAGGCATGCGCTCGGCTGAAAACGTTGGCACTCAAGAAGATCGTGAGGTTGCCCTTCAGGCCGCACGTGAGTCCCTCACGTTGCTCCGCAATCGCGACGATGTTCTCCCTCTTTCGGACCGCCAACGGGTTCTCGTGACCGGCCCTACGGCTCACTCGATGCAGTCTCTGAATAACGGCTGGACGTACACCTGGCAGGGAGGGGGGCTGTCGCAGGATATGTTTCACGAGGGGCGTCCAACCATTATGGAGGCTGTTCGAGAGCGCGTTGGCCCGGACCGGATGACATATGTGCCGGGAGCGACGTTGACCGATGCAAAGGGCCTCGACCGAGCTGTTGTCGCCGCCCAAGAGTCTGACGTCGCTGTCGTAGCCCTGGGTGAAGGCGCGTACGCCGAAACCGCGGGCAACATTCGCAATCTGATGCTCCCGGACGCGCAGCGCACCCTGCTGCGTCGCATTGCCGCCACGGGTACCCCCGTTGTGCTGGTTCTTGCGCAGGGACGCCCACGCACGCTCGGGACCGTCCATGAAGGAGCGGACGCTATTCTCGCAGCCTACAATCCAGGGCCGGAGGGAGGACAGGCGATCATGGAGGTTCTGTACGGGGACGTGAATCCGTCGGGTCACCTGCCGTACACGTATCCGGCGACGCCTTCCGGGTACGCGACGTACGATCATAAGCCGAGCGAGCGGCTTGCGGAAGACTTTGGAATGGACGGTGCCGATCCACTATTTGCCTTCGGTGACGGCATGTCCTACACGTCCTTTGCCTATAGCGATCTGCACGTACGTCCAGCTCTAATCGAGACATCGAACCTGCAGGCTGGAGAGCAAATCGAGGTCGGGGTGACAATCGAAAACACGGGAGACCGGCCGGGGAAGGATGTCATTCAGCTCTATGTGACGGATGTCGTCGCCACGGTGACACCCGCAGCACGGCGCCTGAAACGATTTGCAAAAGTTGATCTCGCGCCGGGCGAACGGCGATCGATCACGTTTACGCTATCCCAAGACGATCTCAGCTTTATCGGACGAGATGGCGAGTCGGTCGTTGAGCCCGGAGAGTTTCGGATTCAGATTGATGCCCTCAACGAGCAACTACGCGTGACTGGACAGCCGCTGCAACTTTCCTCCTCGGAATAA
- a CDS encoding sodium:solute symporter — protein MEEIEQLALGLTDWAVIVGYFLIIFGVAAWATIKERQGTEDSADYFLAGRNVGWFVIGASLFASNIGSEHLIGLAGTGASSGVAVGQFEVLASIILLLLGWVFVPFYVKSGVFTMPEFLERRYSSGARWYLATISIIAYVLTKISVTIFAGGVVFTAIGVPFWTGALIVVGVTGAYTILGGLRAVLYTDLVQVFVLIGGAIAVTVIGISQLGGWGELQAAAGQGFFDMWKPMSHPNFPWTGIIFGAPILGVWYWCTDQFIVQRTLSAKNIDNARRGTIFAGWLKLLPVFIFVIPGIVAYALNQQGALQLADPDQALPVLVGALLPVGLRGIVVAGLLAALMSSLSSVFNSCSTLVTWDVYRELKPDASERQLVWVGRLSTIVLTLLGLAWIPLMDSISGQLYTYLQSVQGYISPPIAAVFLLGIFSKRVNARGAMASLLSGFVIGALRLVMELVNGPAGDSLPSGTLLETFAEMNFLHFAFFLFVVCVLILIGVSILTGAPSGHKVAGLTFATADEDVAGLSEEARADIAVATASSDGDDDGAWQRLDVQFTIALLVAVAAIWIYFS, from the coding sequence ATGGAGGAAATCGAACAGCTCGCCCTGGGCTTAACGGACTGGGCCGTCATCGTCGGATACTTTTTGATTATCTTCGGCGTCGCGGCCTGGGCCACCATCAAGGAGCGCCAGGGGACGGAAGACTCGGCGGACTATTTTCTCGCCGGGAGAAACGTCGGCTGGTTCGTCATCGGTGCCTCTCTCTTTGCGTCGAACATCGGCTCGGAGCACCTGATCGGTCTCGCCGGCACCGGAGCGAGTAGCGGGGTGGCGGTCGGCCAGTTCGAGGTGCTAGCGTCCATCATTCTGCTCTTGCTCGGATGGGTGTTCGTTCCGTTCTACGTCAAGAGCGGCGTCTTCACGATGCCGGAGTTTCTCGAACGCCGCTATTCCTCGGGCGCCCGATGGTACCTTGCCACGATTTCGATCATAGCGTACGTCCTGACGAAGATCTCCGTCACCATTTTTGCGGGTGGCGTCGTCTTCACGGCCATTGGCGTCCCATTTTGGACGGGGGCACTGATCGTCGTCGGCGTTACCGGGGCGTACACGATCCTTGGTGGCCTGCGCGCCGTGCTTTACACGGACCTCGTTCAGGTTTTCGTCCTGATCGGTGGAGCCATCGCGGTGACTGTCATCGGTATCAGTCAACTCGGCGGGTGGGGTGAGCTTCAGGCGGCGGCTGGACAGGGCTTCTTCGATATGTGGAAGCCGATGTCGCATCCGAACTTCCCGTGGACGGGCATCATCTTCGGCGCTCCGATTCTGGGCGTGTGGTACTGGTGTACCGATCAGTTCATCGTTCAGCGTACCCTCTCGGCCAAGAACATCGATAACGCGCGCCGGGGAACGATTTTCGCCGGCTGGCTCAAGCTCCTGCCGGTGTTCATTTTCGTGATTCCCGGCATCGTGGCCTACGCGCTGAATCAGCAGGGTGCGCTGCAGCTTGCCGACCCGGACCAGGCGCTTCCCGTTCTCGTTGGGGCTCTGCTTCCGGTCGGATTGCGCGGGATCGTCGTGGCCGGACTTCTTGCGGCACTGATGTCTTCGTTGTCGAGTGTTTTCAACTCGTGCTCGACGCTCGTGACGTGGGATGTCTACCGCGAGCTTAAGCCGGACGCATCCGAACGCCAGCTTGTGTGGGTCGGGCGCCTGTCGACGATCGTGCTCACGCTCCTCGGCCTCGCCTGGATTCCGTTGATGGATAGCATCAGCGGCCAGCTGTACACCTATCTGCAGAGCGTTCAGGGATACATCTCGCCGCCGATTGCGGCTGTCTTCCTGCTCGGTATCTTCTCCAAGCGTGTCAATGCACGCGGCGCGATGGCGTCGCTTCTGTCTGGCTTCGTGATCGGAGCGCTCCGTCTCGTTATGGAGCTGGTCAACGGTCCCGCGGGCGATAGTTTACCCTCGGGCACGCTACTGGAGACGTTCGCTGAAATGAACTTCCTGCACTTCGCATTCTTCCTCTTCGTCGTCTGCGTGCTCATCCTGATTGGCGTCAGTATCCTGACGGGTGCACCGAGCGGACACAAAGTGGCGGGGCTCACATTTGCAACTGCGGACGAGGATGTCGCCGGCCTGAGCGAGGAGGCGCGCGCAGATATTGCCGTCGCCACCGCCTCGTCCGACGGAGATGATGATGGTGCCTGGCAGCGCCTCGACGTTCAGTTTACCATCGCACTGCTCGTTGCCGTCGCGGCCATCTGGATTTACTTCAGCTAG
- a CDS encoding 4-hydroxy-3-methylbut-2-enyl diphosphate reductase, whose amino-acid sequence MKQFDVPVFYRSPIISTVKDARKTLDPRKKDLSPSVIDFGPVRFKIARHFGFCYGVENAIEIAYRALDENPDKRVFLLSEMIHNPHVNTDLQERGVKFLRTTSGEQLIPFDELNEDDVVIIPAFGTTLEVEQTLADLGVDTETYDTTCPFVEKVWRKSKQIGGDEYSIVVHGKRYHEETRATFSHAKEQGPVVVVRNMEEAEDLAKVIRGDEDAEFFYKHFDDKYSEGFDPETDLERLGVVNQTTMLATETKAIANLLREAVIDRYGVDNVKEHFADTSDTLCYATNENQDATLSLIDDGGDVGIVVGGYNSSNTSHLVELCEEKMPTYFIRSASEFDSPAEIKHFDLHRQDVTTTENWFPTDDTPVDIVLTSGASCPDALLDEVIRKVVAWFPDARSVEEALEPFETAQEEE is encoded by the coding sequence ATGAAACAGTTTGATGTCCCGGTTTTCTACCGGAGTCCCATCATTTCGACGGTCAAGGACGCGCGGAAGACGCTCGACCCGCGGAAGAAAGATCTGTCGCCGTCCGTCATCGACTTCGGTCCCGTGCGATTTAAGATCGCACGGCACTTTGGCTTTTGTTACGGTGTCGAGAACGCAATCGAAATCGCCTATCGGGCCCTCGACGAGAACCCCGACAAGCGGGTCTTTCTCCTGTCGGAGATGATTCACAACCCGCATGTCAACACCGACCTTCAGGAGCGCGGTGTCAAATTTCTCCGCACCACGAGTGGAGAACAGCTGATCCCGTTCGACGAGTTGAACGAGGACGACGTGGTCATCATCCCCGCCTTCGGGACAACGCTGGAAGTCGAGCAGACGCTGGCCGACCTTGGCGTAGACACGGAGACGTACGATACGACCTGTCCGTTCGTCGAGAAGGTCTGGCGTAAGAGTAAGCAGATTGGAGGCGACGAGTACTCGATCGTCGTCCACGGCAAGCGGTACCACGAAGAAACGCGAGCGACCTTCTCCCACGCGAAAGAGCAGGGACCGGTCGTCGTGGTGCGCAACATGGAAGAGGCGGAAGACCTCGCGAAGGTCATTCGAGGAGACGAGGATGCTGAGTTCTTCTACAAGCACTTCGACGACAAGTATAGCGAAGGCTTCGATCCGGAGACCGATCTTGAACGCCTCGGCGTCGTGAACCAGACGACGATGCTGGCCACAGAGACGAAGGCGATCGCGAATCTGCTCCGCGAGGCGGTCATCGATCGCTATGGCGTCGACAACGTAAAGGAGCATTTCGCGGATACAAGCGACACGCTCTGCTACGCCACCAACGAAAATCAGGATGCGACGCTCAGTCTAATCGACGATGGCGGCGATGTCGGCATCGTCGTCGGTGGATACAACTCGTCGAACACGAGCCATCTCGTGGAGCTCTGCGAAGAGAAGATGCCGACATACTTCATTCGAAGCGCCTCCGAGTTCGACTCGCCAGCGGAAATCAAGCATTTCGATCTTCACCGCCAGGACGTGACGACCACGGAGAACTGGTTCCCGACCGACGACACCCCGGTCGATATCGTTCTCACGTCCGGCGCGTCGTGCCCCGATGCACTGCTCGATGAGGTCATTCGCAAGGTCGTCGCCTGGTTCCCCGACGCGCGATCCGTGGAGGAAGCCCTCGAGCCGTTCGAGACGGCACAGGAAGAGGAATAG
- a CDS encoding glycoside hydrolase family 16 protein, which translates to MKRQTLLLLALLLSGLFPVGCLDAPESKSGGTSSSGSATNSESWPEEPTWISVWQDEFDGSMLDTTKWSFDLGGNGWGNQELQYYTDRQENARVDGEHLIIEAKKEDYSGNGYTSARLNSKETWTYGRYEIRAKLPSGRGTWPALWMLAENDVYGDAYWPDNGEIDIMEHVGYDEGVIHATVHTEAYNHIQGTQRGKSKTVSDATSAFHVYSIEWAPDEVRAYIDGTQYFSFANERLSNPSAGYAEWPFDQPFFLLMNIAVGGTWGGAQGVDDSIFPQRMEVDYVRVYQPESIVNP; encoded by the coding sequence ATGAAACGCCAGACGCTACTTCTTCTCGCTCTGCTTCTTAGCGGGCTATTTCCTGTTGGTTGTCTAGATGCACCCGAGTCGAAATCGGGGGGGACGTCTTCGTCGGGTTCGGCAACGAACTCGGAATCATGGCCAGAAGAGCCCACGTGGATTTCTGTGTGGCAGGACGAATTCGACGGGTCGATGCTGGATACGACAAAATGGAGCTTCGACCTGGGTGGAAACGGCTGGGGTAATCAAGAGCTCCAGTACTACACGGATCGCCAGGAGAATGCACGTGTCGATGGCGAGCATCTCATCATTGAGGCGAAAAAGGAAGACTATAGCGGCAACGGGTACACGTCGGCCCGCCTGAATTCGAAGGAAACGTGGACCTATGGTCGCTACGAGATCCGTGCAAAATTGCCGAGCGGTCGTGGTACGTGGCCCGCGCTCTGGATGCTCGCCGAGAACGATGTCTACGGCGATGCCTACTGGCCGGACAACGGCGAGATCGACATCATGGAGCATGTCGGATACGATGAAGGCGTCATTCATGCGACGGTCCATACGGAAGCATACAACCACATCCAGGGAACGCAACGCGGCAAATCAAAGACGGTGTCCGATGCGACCTCTGCCTTCCACGTCTACAGCATCGAATGGGCGCCGGACGAGGTGCGAGCCTACATCGACGGCACCCAGTACTTCAGTTTTGCGAATGAGCGACTGTCCAACCCCTCCGCCGGGTACGCGGAATGGCCATTCGACCAGCCCTTCTTCCTGCTGATGAATATCGCTGTCGGTGGGACCTGGGGTGGTGCACAGGGTGTGGACGATAGCATTTTCCCGCAGCGGATGGAGGTCGATTACGTGCGTGTCTACCAGCCGGAATCGATCGTCAATCCGTAG
- a CDS encoding T9SS type A sorting domain-containing protein translates to MIRSVTTPRFRTRRSSMMVGVLEKSMRGGISVLAMLFCLTFFAATASVAQPTVDVFDDFEDDDVSEYFTFAGETGVTLGTGTDVPAQNGGAAALTADFAAGDGSQGGFIGGFGKNDINADISSYSLPRLNFYYKFNAGSAESAFTIEANIQEDEDGDGSYDPNVDDEFRLFIRVQGDSDFALASAEVERMLVNQNGQAGGDGVFNGTVAAVVFSINEATPDNGSGDPEGGQLVIDYVSFSDGEPIEPNAAPGMTTIFDDIEDDDVSEYFTFAGETGVTLGTSGDTPPENGGAVSLAADFASGDGSQGGFIGGFGKNDINADLSGFSSPRLNFYYKFNAGSPNTSFVLEANVQEDEDGDGSYDPAVDDEFRLKLRVQGASSLQEGAPSYQLASVEIDNLQRNQNGQAGGDGVFNGTVAGVVFSITSATPDDGVGDPEGGQLLLDAISFTADGPLPVELAGFDVRLDGTDAILSWQTLTETNNAGFDVQVASGGDGFRTNGFVDGAGTTSEVQRYQYRVRDLSPGEHRFRLRQVDVDGGSTPTKELTLSIDMASSFTLLRNTANPIQSGDMARVQYLVKEREPVTIELFDILGQRIRTVASGVSTPGAAKTARISTADLASGVYFLRFEGRSFSRTEKLTIVR, encoded by the coding sequence ATGATTCGATCCGTTACCACGCCCCGATTTCGCACTCGACGGTCATCCATGATGGTCGGGGTTCTCGAAAAGAGCATGCGCGGTGGCATCTCTGTACTTGCCATGCTCTTTTGCCTGACGTTTTTCGCAGCGACGGCAAGTGTCGCCCAACCAACGGTTGACGTATTTGACGACTTTGAGGATGACGACGTCTCGGAGTACTTCACGTTCGCCGGCGAGACGGGCGTCACGCTGGGCACGGGAACGGACGTACCCGCGCAGAACGGTGGGGCCGCGGCGCTGACGGCTGATTTCGCAGCCGGTGACGGAAGCCAGGGCGGGTTCATCGGTGGATTTGGTAAGAACGATATCAACGCGGACATCTCCAGTTATTCGCTACCCAGACTGAATTTCTATTACAAGTTCAACGCTGGTAGTGCCGAATCTGCGTTTACGATCGAGGCCAACATACAGGAAGATGAAGACGGCGACGGCTCGTACGATCCGAATGTAGATGACGAATTTCGTCTCTTTATCCGAGTGCAGGGAGACTCCGACTTTGCTTTGGCCTCGGCTGAGGTCGAGAGAATGCTGGTCAATCAGAACGGCCAGGCCGGTGGAGACGGCGTTTTTAACGGCACCGTTGCAGCGGTTGTCTTTTCGATCAACGAGGCAACGCCGGACAACGGAAGCGGCGACCCAGAGGGTGGTCAACTTGTCATCGATTATGTGAGCTTTTCCGATGGCGAACCCATCGAGCCGAATGCAGCTCCTGGTATGACCACGATCTTCGATGACATCGAAGATGATGATGTGTCGGAATACTTCACGTTTGCTGGCGAGACCGGGGTCACGCTTGGTACAAGTGGAGATACACCCCCGGAGAATGGAGGCGCCGTGTCGCTCGCTGCAGACTTTGCGTCCGGCGACGGAAGCCAGGGCGGATTTATTGGTGGTTTTGGGAAAAACGATATCAACGCCGATCTCAGTGGCTTTTCGTCGCCGCGATTGAACTTCTACTACAAGTTCAACGCAGGAAGCCCGAATACGTCGTTTGTCCTTGAGGCGAATGTGCAGGAAGATGAAGACGGCGACGGCTCATACGACCCGGCGGTCGATGACGAATTCCGGCTCAAGCTACGCGTCCAGGGAGCGTCGTCGCTCCAAGAGGGAGCGCCCTCGTACCAGTTGGCATCTGTTGAGATCGATAATCTACAACGCAATCAGAACGGTCAGGCCGGCGGGGATGGCGTTTTCAACGGGACCGTCGCAGGCGTTGTCTTCTCCATCACGAGTGCTACGCCTGACGATGGTGTCGGCGATCCTGAGGGCGGACAGCTACTTCTGGACGCGATTAGCTTCACTGCCGACGGACCGCTCCCGGTCGAACTCGCGGGCTTTGATGTACGCCTGGATGGCACGGACGCAATCCTCTCCTGGCAAACGCTGACGGAGACGAATAATGCCGGCTTCGACGTGCAGGTCGCATCTGGAGGCGATGGGTTTCGCACAAATGGCTTCGTGGATGGCGCGGGCACGACCTCCGAAGTCCAGCGGTACCAATACCGGGTTCGAGACCTTTCGCCGGGTGAGCACCGCTTCCGTCTCCGCCAGGTCGACGTCGATGGTGGTTCTACCCCTACCAAAGAGCTGACGCTGTCGATCGACATGGCTTCCTCGTTCACGCTCCTCCGAAATACGGCCAACCCGATCCAATCCGGTGATATGGCGCGTGTACAGTACCTGGTGAAGGAACGAGAGCCCGTGACGATCGAGCTGTTCGACATTCTCGGCCAGCGTATTCGAACGGTCGCATCGGGGGTGTCGACGCCCGGGGCGGCGAAAACGGCGCGTATTTCCACTGCCGACCTCGCGAGCGGCGTCTACTTCCTTCGGTTTGAAGGTCGCAGCTTCTCGCGCACGGAAAAACTCACCATCGTTCGTTGA